One genomic region from Zalophus californianus isolate mZalCal1 chromosome 12, mZalCal1.pri.v2, whole genome shotgun sequence encodes:
- the TMEM106B gene encoding transmembrane protein 106B, with amino-acid sequence MGKSFSHLPLHSNKEDAYDGVTSTENMRNGLVNNEVHNEDGRGGDVSQFPYVEFTGRDSVTCPTCQGTGRIPRGQENQLVALIPYSDQRLRPRRTKLYVMASVFVCLLLSGLAVFFLFPRSIDVKYIGVKSAYVSYDVQKRTVYLNITNTLNITNNNYYSVEVENITAQVQFSKTVIGKARLNNITNIGPLDMKQIDYTVPTIIAEEMSYMYDFCTLISIKVHNIVLMMQVTVTTTYFGHSEQISQERYQYVDCGRNTTYQLGQSEYLNVLQPQQ; translated from the exons aTGGGAAagtctttttctcatttgcctTTGCATTCAAATAAAGAAGATGCTTATGATGGAGTCACATCAACTGAAAACATGAGGAATGGACTGGTTAATAATGAAGTCCATAATGAAGATGGAAGAGGTGGAGACGTCTCTCAGTTTCCCTATGTGGAATTTACAGGAAGAGATAGTGTCACTTGTCCCACTTGTCAAGGAACAGGAAGAATTCCTAGGG ggcaAGAAAACCAGCTGGTGGCATTGATTCCATACAGTGATCAGAGATTAAGGCCAAGAAGGAC aaagctGTATGTGATGGCTTCTGTGTTTGTCTGTCTGCTCCTTTCTGGATTGgctgtgtttttccttttccctcgCTCTATTGACGTGAAATACATTGGCGTAAAATCCGCATACGTCAGTTATGATGTTCAAAAGCGTACAGTATATTTAAATATCACG AACACACTAAATATAACAAACAATAACTATTATTCTGTTGAAGTTGAAAACATCACTGCACAagttcagttttcaaaaacaGTTATCGGAAAGGCACGCTTAAACAACATAACCAATATTGGCCCCCTGGATATGAAACAA ATTGATTATACAGTACCTACTATCATAGCAGAGGAAATGAGTTATATGTA tgatttctgtacactgatatCCATCAAAGTGCATAACATAGTACTCATGATGCA agttacTGTGACAACAACATACTTTGGGCACTCTGAACAGATATCCCAGGAGAGGTACCAATATGTTGATTGTGGAAGGAACACAACTTACCAGTTGGGGCAATCTGAGTATCTAAATGTACTTCAGCCACAACAGTAA